A genomic region of Brevibacillus sp. JNUCC-41 contains the following coding sequences:
- a CDS encoding iron-sulfur cluster biosynthesis family protein yields MIDKIKITEAAMNKLKEMTCKGAQIPRIDADIAGGCGVSVKFSLLLDEPRRNDVLIEYEGIQLRFDHFTKRYLDEETQIDYKEDCGFIVEEGFVSNACAIEIN; encoded by the coding sequence ATGATAGACAAAATAAAGATAACAGAGGCAGCTATGAATAAACTAAAGGAAATGACATGTAAGGGTGCGCAAATTCCTCGCATTGACGCTGATATTGCCGGCGGCTGCGGGGTGTCGGTGAAGTTCTCCCTCTTATTGGACGAGCCCCGCAGAAACGATGTATTGATTGAATATGAGGGAATTCAGCTTAGATTTGATCATTTTACAAAACGCTATTTAGATGAAGAAACACAAATTGATTATAAAGAAGATTGTGGCTTTATTGTTGAAGAAGGCTTTGTATCCAATGCATGTGCCATTGAAATAAATTAA
- the lipA gene encoding lipoyl synthase, whose amino-acid sequence MSTTDLRKPEWLKIKLNTNEQYTGLKKMMREKKLHTVCEEARCPNIHECWAVRKTATFMILGSVCTRACRFCAVQTGLPSELDWEEPERVAESVKQMNLKHVVITAVARDDLKDGGAKVFAETVKAVRRQNPFCSIEVLPSDLNGEYDSLKTLMDTRPDILNHNIETVKRLSQKVRARATYERSLEFLRRAKQMNSTIPTKSSIMIGLGETKEEIMETMDDLRANDVDIMTIGQYLQPTKRHLKVVKYWSPEEFEELKNIAMSKGFSHCEAGPLVRSSYHADEQVRATKVNA is encoded by the coding sequence ATGTCCACCACTGATCTTCGTAAACCAGAATGGCTTAAAATTAAATTAAATACAAATGAACAATATACAGGCTTAAAGAAAATGATGCGTGAAAAAAAACTTCATACTGTTTGTGAAGAAGCAAGATGTCCTAATATTCATGAATGCTGGGCGGTACGAAAAACGGCAACTTTCATGATTTTAGGAAGTGTTTGTACCCGAGCTTGCAGGTTCTGTGCAGTTCAAACAGGGCTGCCATCAGAACTTGATTGGGAAGAGCCCGAACGTGTCGCAGAATCAGTAAAGCAAATGAACCTAAAACATGTGGTGATTACCGCTGTTGCTCGCGATGATTTAAAAGACGGCGGAGCAAAGGTATTTGCAGAAACTGTAAAAGCAGTGAGGCGGCAAAATCCATTTTGCAGCATTGAAGTTCTCCCCTCAGATCTGAATGGGGAATATGACAGCTTAAAAACATTAATGGATACAAGGCCAGACATTTTGAATCACAACATTGAAACAGTAAAACGCTTATCCCAAAAAGTTCGTGCACGTGCAACATACGAACGTTCATTAGAGTTTTTAAGGCGGGCAAAGCAAATGAATTCCACTATCCCTACGAAATCAAGCATTATGATTGGTCTAGGTGAAACAAAAGAAGAAATTATGGAAACAATGGATGATCTTCGTGCTAACGATGTAGACATCATGACTATTGGTCAATATTTGCAGCCTACTAAACGACATTTGAAGGTCGTAAAATATTGGAGTCCAGAAGAGTTTGAAGAACTGAAAAACATTGCCATGTCAAAAGGGTTTAGTCATTGCGAAGCCGGTCCGCTTGTTCGCTCCTCCTATCATGCTGATGAACAAGTTCGTGCAACTAAGGTTAATGCATAA